In Aspergillus flavus chromosome 3, complete sequence, one genomic interval encodes:
- a CDS encoding putative ribosome biogenesis protein yields MSKRAADVSDEQSAALKAGERPMTEAPPDEVGEFEDEFEDEFESEDEILEAGVDGRPDAEREEEEKDAMEVDQQTFIPGRTKLAPGEVLSPDPSTYNMLHTLTTPWPCLSFDIVRDNLGDNRKTFPATVYAVTGTQAEGRRSKENELMVLKMSGLSKMEKENGTDSESDSDDDDDMGEPILEHKSIPLGSTTNRIRCHQTPSSSGDYSKPPQTLTATMLENSQVVIHDVTPHLTSFDVPGTVLPPSASKPLSTLRMHKSEGYALDWSPLQPLGKLLTGDNDGLIYVTTRTEGGGWVTDTRPFTGHASSVEELQWSPNERNVFASASSDGSVKVWDVRSKSRKPAVDVKVSNTDVNVMTWSKQTFHLLATGADDGQWGVWDLRHWKPNAAAPSSQITASPVAAFDFHKEPITSIEWHPTDDSVVAVGSADNTVTLWDLAVELDEEESREAGLADVPPQLLFVHYMESVKEIHWQAQMPGTIMATGAAGFGYVFRTPL; encoded by the exons ATGTCGAAAAGAGCTGCCGACGTTTCCGATGAGCAATCTGCCGCTCTCAAGGCGGGAGAGCGCCCGATGACCGAAGCCCCTCCAGACGAGGTGGGGGAATTCGAGGACGAGTTCGAGGACGAATTCGAGAGCGAAGATGAGATCCTCGAGGCCGGTGTGGATGGCCGTCCTGATGCGGAgcgggaggaggaagaaaagg ATGCGATGGAGGTCGACCAGCAGACTTTCATCCCCGGAAGAACGAAACTCGCTCCCGGCGAGGTGCTTTCGCCAGACCCTTCTACGTATAATATGCTACACACCCTCACCACACCCTGGCCCTGTCTTTCTTTCGATATTGTCCGCGATAATCTGGGCGACAACCGCAAGACCTTCCCAGCGACCGTCTATGCAGTAACCGGTACACAGGCAGAGGGACGTCGATCAAAGGAAAACGAGCTCATGGTCCTAAAGATGAGCGGATTGAgcaagatggagaaggagaatggtaCAGACTCGGAAAGTGACTcggacgacgatgacgacatGGGAGAACCTATTCTTGAGCACAAGAGTATCCCCTTGGGATCGACAACCAACCGGATCCGTTGCCATCAAACCCCCTCGTCCTCTGGAGACTATTCTAAGCCACCACAGACCCTCACTGCCACCATGCTGGAGAACTCGCAGGTGGTCATCCACGACGTTACCCCTCATCTTACGAGCTTCGATGTTCCTGGCACCGTTCTCCCTCCTTCCGCCTCCAAACCCCTTTCTACTCTTCGCATGCACAAGTCTGAAGGCTACGCATTGGATTGGTCCCCTTTACAGCCACTGGGCAAATTGTTGACTGGTGATAACGATGGTTTGATCTACGTTACGACACGCACCGAAGGTGGCGGCTGGGTTACTGATACGCGGCCCTTCACTGGACACGCTTCGTCGGTCGAAGAATTGCAATGGTCTCCCAACGAGCGGAATGTTTTCGCTTCCGCTAGCAGTGATGGCAGTGTGAAGGTGTGGGACGTTCGGTCCAAGTCCCGCAAGCCTGCTGTGGATGTGAAGGTGTCGAATACCGACGTGAATGTCATGACATGGTCGAAGCAGACTTTCCACCTTCTCGCTACCGGTGCCGACGATGGCCAATGGGGCGTCTGGGATCTGAGACACTGGAAGCCGAATGCCGCGGCGCCGTCATCCCAGATCACGGCATCGCCTGTCGCCGCCTTCGACTTCCACAAGGAGCCTATCACTAGTATTGAATGGCACCCAACCGATGACAGTGTGGTGGCCGTTGGTTCAGCCGATAACACTGTGACTCTGTGGGATTTGGCTGTAGAACTTGACGAGGAGGAGAGCCGGGAAGCTGGTCTGGCAGATGTTCCGCCGCAATTGCTGTTCGTGCATTACATGGAGTCGGTCAAGGAGATCCACTGGCAGGCCCAGATGCCCGGTACTATCATGGCTACTGGCGCTGCTGGATTCGGGTATGTATTCCGGACACCGTTATGA
- a CDS encoding GTP-binding protein (GTP binding protein, putative), with amino-acid sequence MDASHFPTASIPHVADQIEQDPHVTEDTAPAAAYKDGYSSDSRAHYSSHSAVEYHSPTRDYQSHDDTRPSPSPLTQTQIPSLSRPSSGLSSAPGISQTSQDVSQKQPSQQQTKNSVVIKVGMVGDAQIGKTSLMVKYVEGSWDEDYIQTLGVNFMEKTISIRNTEITFSIWDLGGQREFVNMLPLVCNDAVAILFMFDLTRKSTLNSIKEWYRQGRGFNKTAIPFLVGTKYDHFVNFPREDQEEISVQAKRFAKAMKASLIFSSTSHSINVQKIFKIVLAKAFDLKCTIPEIENVGEPLLLYKNV; translated from the exons ATGGATGCGTCACATTTTCCGACCGCCAGCATACCTCATGTGGCGGATCAGATCGAACAGGATCCTCATGTAACGGAGGATACGGCCCCCGCTGCCGCTTACAAGGACGGTTACAGCAGCGATTCGCGCGCCCACTATTCCTCCCACTCCGCCGTCGAATACCACTCTCCAACTCGCGATTATCAGTCTCATGACGATACCCGGccgtctccttctcctttgaCTCAAACCCAAATCCCTTCGTTGTCTCGGCCAAGTTCCGGATTGTCCAGTGCCCCCGGCATCTCCCAGACTAGCCAGGATGTCAGCCAAAAACAACCATCGCAACAGCAAACGAAAAACAGCGTGGTGATCAAGGTCGGAATGGTCGGAGACGCTCAGATCGGAAAGACCAGTTTGATGGTCAAATACGTGGAGGGCAGTTGGGACGAAGACTACATTCAAACGTTGG GTGTAAACTTCATGGAGAAAACGATTTCTATCCGGAATACGGAGATTACTTTTTCCATCTGGGATCTGGGTGGGCAGCGTGAATTCGTCAATATGCTTCCCCTTGTCTGCAACGATGCCGTCGCGATCCTCTTCATGTTCGATCTCACCCGCAAGAGCACGCTGAACTCCATTAAAGAGTGGTACCGCCAGGGCCGTGGTTTCAATAAGACCGCGATTCCTTTCCTCGTTGGCACAAAATATGATCACTTTGTCAACTTTCCCCGGGAAGACCAGGAGGAGATCTCGGTCCAG GCCAAGCGGTTTGCCAAGGCCATGAAGGCCAGCTTGATTTTTAGCAGCACCAGCCACAGTATAAACGTACAAAAG atcttcaagatcgtcCTGGCGAAGGCTTTCGACCTGAAGTGCACTATTCCAGAGATCGAGAACGTCGGTGAGCCACTGTTGCTCTACAAGAACGTATAG
- a CDS encoding uncharacterized protein (bacterial protein of unknown function-domain containing protein), with protein sequence MVGHNDPKTGWNEYLNSKQGRLERADTIVSPTEFQKAHSTHLAHEKAATHHLQALASARRSLPIVPVPDASRFKFDTIDGEKTLPELFAGRKQLIMYHFMLGPEDEKGCVGCSFCMDHIPDLRHLESRDTSFVAVARAPVGKIEEYKRLTGWEFPFYSSEKTHRAWEEAEKGGEVITWKPGNGYFGLCVFFRGDEGEVFHTYSTTDRGMEILLGTYHLLDMTPLGRQEVGNGMNNFRRIYEY encoded by the exons ATGGTTGGCCACAACGACCCCAAGACCGGATG GAATGAGTATCTGAATTCGAAACAGGGGAGGTTGGAGAGAGCTGACACG ATAGTCTCCCCTACCGAATTCCAAAAAGCCCACAGCACCCACCTCGCCCACGAAAAAGCAGCAACCCACCACCTCCAAGCCCTCGCCTCCGCGCGCCGCTCCCTACCCATAGTCCCCGTCCCAGATGCCTCACGCTTCAAGTTCGACACCATCGACGGCGAGAAAACTCTCCCTGAGCTTTTCGCCGGTCGGAAGCAACTAATTATGTACCATTTTATGCTGGGGCCGGAGGACGAGAAGGGGTGTGTGGGGTGTTCGTTTTGCATGGATCATATACCTGATCTGCGGCATTTGGAGAGTCGGGATACGAGTTTTGTGGCGGTTGCGAGGGCGCCGGTGGGGAAGATTGAAGAGTATAAGAGGCTTACGGGGTGGGAGTTCCCGTTTTATAGTTCGGAGAAGACGCATCGGGCGtgggaggaggcggagaaggGTGGAGAGGTTATCACTTGGAAGCCTGGGAATGGGTATTTTGGCTTATGTGTGTTTTTCAGGGGGGATGAGGGGGAGGTGTTCCATACGTATTCTACTACGGATCGGGGGATGGAGATTCTTCTTGGGACGTATCATTTGTTGGATATGACGCCTTTGGGGAGGCAGGAGGTGGGGAATGGGATGAATAATTTTCGGAGAATTTATGAGTACTGA
- a CDS encoding C6 zinc finger domain protein, with amino-acid sequence MDSDGSSCVVSAPIGKKRIPKACSACRQSKVRCDGKRPCTRCRRSRKQCVFFEIPRDPSMERLGNVEAEVQRLKAQLSDMHELLRLHIQPNSGPLGDVTQGQVPGQQIPIPSPSHIMSDPGPMPTFLGTADPSGHHSRGPRCISTHRNGPLLQQLQTAEVNSPHPARQRRSGFDVREEPISDFISKGLMTIDQAMSCFTTFFQGCDRYIPIFNPELDNFESVRARSSILLNAICTIGSRVETKSGSQISDLLHAELKRWINVVIQNKTLNCLESIQALLIVACYSAERSLLLSFATRMALDLSLDEAFEELIQRLTMDEIEGTPELHMTTDEEERSLMRKSRTWFGLLVLDHIFHVDGGKPPGIRMTGNAHRCRILLRHHTSTILDLRLFSQVELNVIRARVNDTLDTKETLDRPDIAEFVHEAKVDLDLWFDDWLRIIENSVAAGEERPFLLAALRVQKCWAELILHCKALLSMGVENVAAMSPIERNILLLAKSSARKHLRLISTEPDFYLSKLKYAMDFVWAKCAFCFLLLLKLSRLLPERREEHQELLDHGNRLLNELTRSVGSSGQTTGNGSIYMQILRLSIEKYDRIFQEREAGGDPVTTAPFWESFDAQADLQSFVPEQFVREWDFPGLNLFYFPTAWQDFFGDFSLAV; translated from the exons ATGGATTCTGACGGTTCCTCGTGTGTGGTGTCGGCTCCGATTGGGAAGAAGCGCATTCCC AAGGCATGCAGCGCTTGTCGGCAGTCAAAA GTGAGATGTGACGGAAAACGACCATGTACCAG GTGCAGACGCTCGCGGAAGCAATGTGTATTCTTCGAGATCCCAAGGGATCCCTCCATGGA GCGGCTAGGAAATGTGGAAGCTGAAGTACAGCGACTGAAAGCACAATTGAGCGATATGCAcgagcttcttcggcttcacATACAGCCGAATTCAGGACCTCTTGGAGATGTAACCCAGGGTCAAGTTCCAGGGCAGCAGATCCCAATTCCTTCTCCAAGTCATATTATGTCGGACCCTGGGCCAATGCCCACATTCCTTGGGACTGCGGATCCTAGTGGCCACCACTCTCGTGGTCCTAGGTGTATATCAACTCATCGGAACGGCCCTCTCCTCCAGCAACTGCAAACTGCAGAGGTGAATAGTCCTCATCCCGCGAGGCAGAGGCGCTCCGGGTTCGATGTTAGAGAAGAACCCATCTCCGATTTCATCAGCAAGGGTCTCATGACAATTGACCAGGCCATGTCATGCTTTACAAC GTTCTTCCAAGGTTGT GATAGGTATATCCCAATTTTCAACCCGGAACTCGACAACTTTGAGTCTGTGCGTGCGCGCAGTAGCATACTCTTAAATGCCATCTGTACAATTGGTAGTCGCGTTGAGACAA AATCCGGGTCTCAGATTTCCGATTTGCTGCACGCAGAGCTCAAGAGGTGGATCAACGTTGTTATTCAAAACAAAACACTAAACTGCCTAGAGTCGATCCAGGCGCTTCTTATCGTGGCATGCTATTCTGCAGAACGTTCTCTCCTACTGTCATTTGCGACCCGGATGGCATTAGACTTGAGCTTGGATGAAGCATTCGAAGAACTTATACAGCGGCTGAccatggatgagattgaagGCACACCTGAACTCCATATGACAactgatgaagaagaacgttCTTTGATGCGCAAGTCCCGGACATGGTTTGGCCTCCTTGTTTTAGATCATAT ATTTCATGTAGATGGCGGAAAGCCGCCTGGCATTCGGATGACGGGCAATGCACATCGATGCCGCATTTTGCTCCGTCATCATACGTCGACAATACTGGATTTACGTCTCTTTTCTCAGGTTGAG CTTAACGTTATTCGTG CAAGAGTCAACGACACTCTAGACACGAAAGAGACGTTAGATAGACCGGATATCGCCGAATTTGTACACGAGGCCAAGGTAGATCTTGACCTGTGGTTTGA TGACTGGTTGCGCATCATTG AGAACTCGGTTGCtgcaggagaagagagacCCTTCCTCTTAGCAGCCCTACGCGTCCAAAAATGCTGGGCTGAACTAATACTCCACTGCAAAGCCCTGCTATCAATGGGAGTAGAGAATGTGGC TGCTATGTCCCCCATTGAGCGCAATATCCTTCTACTGGCCAAGTCCAGCGCCCGAAAACACCTCCGCCTCATAAGCACAGAGCCAGACTTCTACCTCTCCAAACTGAAATATGCCATGGATTTTGTCTGGGCCAAGTGCGCGTTCTGCTTCCTACTCCTTCTAAAGCTCTCTCGGCTTCTCCCGGAACGAAGGGAGGAGCACCAGGAACTGTTAGACCACGGAAACAGACTTCTCAATGAGCTAACTCGATCTGTGGGATCAAGTGGGCAAACTACCGGCAATGGAAGCATCTACATGCAGATTCTTAGGCTGAGTATTGAGAAATACGACCGAATCTTTcaggaaagagaagcggGTGGGGATCCGGTGACTACGGCGCCATTCTGGGAATCGTTTGATGCCCAGGCAGACTTGCAGTCTTTTGTGCCGGAGCAGTTTGTTCGGGAGTGGGACTTTCCTGGGCTGAACTTGTTTTACTTTCCTACTGCGTGGCAGGATTTCTTTGGCGACTTTTCGCTGGctgtttga
- a CDS encoding putative MFS transporter: protein MSHHKATASREQGQDEHIESVEDSAHQDREHPAGPGHDRALDLIADAGHSSVLTAENNARVLRKIDLRLLPILLGIYFLQQLDKSSLSYASIFGLVETAHLHGQQYSWLGAVVYLVQLVAQPFVAYILVKVPIGKFLACTTLCWGIALTCMTPANSFAGLLVCRIFLGLFEAGIPACFIAVTQMWYRRIEQPVRLGSWYAMNGVVYMFGSLLSYGLGHIKSSVFEPYQVRHIPPIKIIFLFFGLITIAFSGLILLFMPDSPIQSKFLTEEDKLLAIERLRMNQQGIETHEWKWGHVKEACLDIKSFFWFALMFAVSIPSGGISTFGPLIIESFGFDQFKTILFNIPFGAVQLVATMGGAWLATTLKMKGPVIALLSLPAIAGCVMLLQLPRDGHHNGALLAGYYIVSFPGSLCILELVSPMVYSWSAGNTAGETKKKIVNGIVLVGQCAGNVGGRLSSNGTVYLFYLTGSRLESVHNHRRTLV, encoded by the exons atgtCTCATCACAAAGCAACAGCGTCCAGAGAGCAGGGTCAAGATGAGCATATAGAGTCTGTTGAGGATTCGGCTCATCAGGACAGGGAGCACCCAGCTGGGCCTGGACACGACAGAGCTTTGGACCTTATAGCAGATGCAGGACACTCATCTGTCCTGACAGCTGAGAACAACGCCCGAGTGCTTCGAAAGATCGACCTGAGGCTTTTACCTATTCTTCTTGGGATATATTTCTTACAGCAACTCGACAAGTCAAGCCTTTCGTACGCATCCATTTTTGGTCTTGTCGAGACAGCTCATCTCCATGGACAGCAATATTCCTGGCTGGGAGCAGTTGTGTATCTAGTACAACTCGTGGCCCAACCTTTCGTTGCTTACATCTTAGTTAAAGTTCCAATTGGAAAGTTCCTGGCATGCACAACCCTTTGCTGGGGCATAGCACTGACGTGTATGACTCCGGCAAATTCCTTTGCAGGCTTATTGGTCTGCCGGATATTTTTGGGTCTCTTTGAAGCCGGTATAC CTGCCTGTTTCATTGCTGTAACGCAAATGTGGTATCGACGAATCGAACAGCCTGTCCGGCTTGGTTCGTGGTATGCTATGAATGGTGTGGTATACATG TTTGGCAGTCTACTTTCGTATGGTTTGGGCCATATAAAGTCTTCGGTTTTTGAGCCCTATCAGGTTCGTCATATACCTCCAA TCAAGAttatctttttgttcttcggtCTCATAACGATTGCTTTCTCTGGCCTTATCCT GTTGTTTATGCCCGACTCaccaatccaatccaagTTTCTTACGGAAGAAGACAAGCTCTTAGCTATTGAGAG ACTTCGCATGAACCAACAAGGTATTGAGACGCATGAATGGAAATGGGGCCATGTCAAAGAGGCGTGCCTCGACATAAAGTCATTTTTCTGGTTTGCCCTGATGTTTGCAGTCTC GATTCCTAGCGGCGGCATTTCGACATTTGGCCCATTAATCATTGAGTCGTTCGGTTTCGATCAGTTCAAAACAATTCTTTTCAACATACCCTTTGGTGCTGTCCAGCTCGTGGCAACAATGGGAGGAGCGTGGCTAGCGACCACTCTGAAAATGAAGGGGCCTGTCATAGCCCTGTTATCTTTGCCTGCCATTGCGGGTTGCGTCATGCTGCTGCAGCTTCCTCGTGACGGTCATCACAATGGAGCATTACTTGCGGGTTATTACATTGTAAGTTTTCCTGG GTCTCTGTGTATCCTGGAATTAGTAT CGCCCATGGTCTATTCGTGGTCTGCAGGAAACACCGCAGGagagacgaagaaaaagattgtGAATGGCATAGTCCTTGTGGGACAATGCGCCGGTAACGTAGGTGGAAGATTAAGTTCGAACGGAACAGTTTACTTATTTTACCTGACAGGTTCTCGGCTCGAATCTGTACACAACCACAGACGCACCCTTGTATAG
- a CDS encoding glycosyl hydrolases family 31-domain-containing protein, whose translation MPQKEFCPKSYQETPAGAQSSAAVHLRSGSDKRQFDFSFEPIRENLFRVTFSSEDHPLPPFPSVTKPVTSLEDTHVSTEHGFQQKTIEVGDVIASVEWANTPVVSLSWKGTDKPLYRDLPLRSYVADASGIAHYTEHDRNDLHVGLGEKRAPMDLSGRHFQLSATDSFGYDVYNTDPLYKHIPLLIKASPAGCVAIFSTTHGRGTWSVGSEIDGLWGHFKVYRQDYGGLEQYLIVGKTLKDVVRSYAELVGYPILVPRWAYGYISGGYKYTMMDEPPAHQALMEFADKLKEHEIPCSGHQMSSGYSIAEVEPKVRNVFTWNKYRFPNPEEWIAKYHSRGIRLITNIKPFLLGSHPDFQKLIDGNGFFKNPETNEPGYMRLWSAGGATGGDGCHIDFTSAFAFKWWYNGVQSLKRAGIDGMWNDNNEYTIPDDDWQLALDEPTVSDGAKTGVKGTVGDWGRAMHTELMGKASHDALLDLEPNQRPFVLTRSATAGTMRYAASTWSGDNVTSWESMKGANALSLNAGMSLLQCCGHDIGGFEGPQPSPELLLRWIQLGIHSPRFAINCFKTSPENNSVGEVIEPWMYPEITPLVRDTIKRRYEILPYIYSLGLESHLNASPPQRWVGWGYETDPEVWTKTLKSGEEQFWFGDTIMVGGVYQPGVSFAKIYLPRKANDQFDFGYVNMNEPYTYFASGQWVEVPSEWKKSIPLLARIGGAIPVGKSVHTRVPGDETPASVAVEELDDYRGVEIFPPRGSSHGQAFSTTWFEDDGISLKPSISQYTVTYSSTEEKVTVGFTRDQKSGFVPAWKELDIILHNGDERRVVSDIGKPVEYKGRDSRGRVVYTLKN comes from the coding sequence ATGCCTCAGAAAGAGTTTTGTCCCAAGAGCTATCAAGAGACTCCGGCAGGAGCTCAGAGCTCCGCCGCTGTACATCTTCGTTCGGGTTCAGACAAGCGACAGTTTGACTTCTCATTTGAACCAATTCGCGAAAATCTATTTAGAGTTACCTTTTCTTCAGAGGACCAccctcttcccccttttccGAGCGTGACCAAGCCAGTGACCAGCTTGGAAGACACCCATGTTTCAACAGAACACGGCTTCCAACAAAAGACCATCGAAGTCGGCGATGTAATAGCCTCTGTTGAGTGGGCCAATACTCCAGTGGTCTCACTGTCGTGGAAGGGCACCGATAAGCCTTTGTACAGAGATCTTCCCCTGCGATCTTATGTAGCAGACGCATCCGGAATTGCGCATTACACTGAGCATGACCGGAACGACCTCCATGTTGGACTTGGGGAGAAAAGAGCCCCAATGGATCTCAGTGGCCGTCATTTCCAGCTCTCAGCCACAGACAGTTTTGGATACGACGTGTATAATACCGACCCCCTATACAAGCACATCCCCCTTTTGATCAAGGCATCACCCGCGGGATGTGTTGCTATCTTCTCGACCACACACGGCAGAGGAACGTGGTCTGTTGGCTCAGAGATTGATGGCCTCTGGGGCCATTTCAAAGTCTACCGCCAAGACTACGGTGGTCTCGAACAATATCTTATCGTCGGAAAGACACTCAAAGATGTCGTGAGATCGTATGCAGAGCTCGTCGGCTACCCGATCCTCGTCCCCAGATGGGCGTACGGATACATCTCCGGAGGATACAAGTACACCATGATGGATGAACCACCCGCCCACCAAGCGCTCATGGAGTTTGCCGACAAACTGAAAGAACATGAAATTCCCTGCTCTGGGCATCAAATGAGCTCCGGCTACTCGATTGCTGAAGTTGAACCCAAAGTTCGCAATGTCTTCACTTGGAACAAGTACCGATTCCCCAATCCGGAAGAGTGGATTGCCAAGTATCATTCACGAGGGATTCGTCTCATAACTAACATTAAGCCGTTTTTGCTTGGCTCTCACCCAGATTTCCAGAAGCTTATTGATGGAAATGGATTTTTCAAAAACCCCGAGACAAATGAGCCAGGGTATATGAGATTGTGGAGTGCTGGCGGAGCAACTGGAGGTGATGGATGCCATATCGATTTCACTTCAGCCTTCGCATTCAAATGGTGGTATAATGGAGTCCAGAGCCTGAAGCGCGCCGGCATAGATGGAATGTGGAATGACAACAATGAATACACGATTCCAGATGATGATTGGCAGCTGGCCCTTGATGAACCAACTGTTTCTGATGGTGCCAAGACGGGGGTTAAGGGCACTGTTGGCGATTGGGGCCGTGCGATGCACACAGAGCTAATGGGCAAAGCCTCTCATGATGCCTTACTTGATCTTGAGCCCAACCAAAGACCTTTCGTTCTGACTCGGAGTGCTACAGCTGGTACGATGCGTTACGCAGCTAGCACGTGGAGCGGAGACAATGTTACCAGCTGGGAAAGCATGAAGGGTGCAAATGCTTTGTCCCTCAATGCCGGGATGTCGCTTTTGCAGTGCTGTGGACACGATATTGGAGGCTTCGAAGGACCTCAACCTTCTCCAGAGCTGCTACTCAGATGGATTCAACTGGGTATCCACTCACCTCGATTTGCCATCAACTGCTTCAAGACATCACCCGAAAATAATTCCGTCGGTGAGGTGATTGAACCCTGGATGTACCCCGAGATCACACCGCTTGTCCGGGACACCATCAAGCGTCGGTATGAGATTCTTCCTTACATTTATTCTCTGGGCTTGGAGAGTCACTTGAACGCCTCTCCACCCCAGCGCTGGGTGGGATGGGGTTACGAGACTGACCCTGAGGTCTGGACCAAGACGCTTAAGTCTGGGGAGGAGCAGTTCTGGTTTGGTGACACTATTATGGTCGGTGGCGTCTACCAACCGGGTGTGAGCTTTGCCAAGATATATCTTCCCCGGAAGGCAAATGACCAGTTTGACTTTGGATATGTAAACATGAACGAGCCTTATACTTATTTTGCTTCCGGGCAATGGGTTGAGGTTCCATCTGAGTGGAAGAAGAGTATTCCCCTCTTGGCCCGAATCGGTGGCGCCATCCCAGTTGGAAAGTCTGTACACACCCGGGTTCCCGGTGATGAAACTCCGGCGTCAGTGGCTGTTGAAGAGCTCGATGATTATAGAGGAGTTGAAATCTTCCCGCCTCGTGGCAGCTCTCATGGCCAAGCTTTCAGCACTACTTGGTTCGAAGATGACGGAATCTCGCTGAAGCCAAGTATCTCACAATATACCGTTACCTACAGCTCaacagaagagaaggtgaCGGTTGGTTTCACTCGGGATCAGAAATCTGGGTTCGTTCCGGCCTGGAAGGAATTGGACATCATCCTTCACAACGGTGATGAGAGACGGGTTGTTTCGGATATCGGAAAGCCAGTGGAGTACAAGGGTAGGGATTCTCGCGGACGGGTGGTGTATACCTTGAAGAACTAG